The genomic DNA TCCGGAATTCGGATGGAAAGCGCGCCGCCAACACCTCGACCACGGCCGCCGCGGTGCGCTCGCCCGATCGCACGCAGTCGGGAATGCCCACCCCGCCGAAGGCGGCCCCGGCCACCGCGAGCCCGGGGCTCCGGGCCGCCTGCGCCTGGATCCGCGCCACGCGTTCGAGATGCCCCACATGGTACTGCGGCATCGCGCGGTCGAAGCGATTCACCTGCACCAGTTCCGGCTCGGCGGTGATCCCCATGACCTCGCGCATCTCACGGCGCACGATGCCAGACAGTTCGTCCTCGGAACTCTCCACGAACGACCCGCGGCCCGCCCCGCCCAGGAACAGACGGAACAGCGCGTGCCCGGCCGGCGACCGCCCCTCAAATTTACTCGACACCCAGGTGCAGGCGAGCACCGGCCGCTGCAGGATCCGGGGCACCACGTAGCCGGTGGCGTCCAGCGCCCGTGGCACGTCACGCGCGGGGTACGCCACCGAGATCGTGACGGTGGAGGCGTACTCGATGCCGCGGAGCGCGGCCGACAGCTCCTCGTCCACGGGGCGCACCAGCGCCGCCGAGAGATATGCCGGCGTGGCCAGGATCACGGCGTCCACGGTGAGCCGCTCGCCGTTGGCGAGCGTGATCACGTACTCCGGCGCGTCGCCGCCCGCCGCTGCCCGCTCCACCCGCTCCACGCGGGCCCCGGTGCGAATGACCACGCGCGTGCCCGTCGGCTCGCGCCGCCGCACTTCGCGCTCGATGCCGGCCACGAGCTCACCGAGCCCGCCGGGCAGCGACAGGAAGCCGAACGCGCTCGGCGCGCCGGCGGCGCCCGCTCCCGCGCTGCCGCGCTGCTTCTT from Gemmatimonadaceae bacterium includes the following:
- the hemG gene encoding protoporphyrinogen oxidase codes for the protein MTARVAIIGGGISGLAALEHLTRVAPSVQVTLLESSARLGGHIRSERSGDFLMEAGPDVILAAKPAAVELARRVGLGDRLHGTNPQVKGSYILSGTTLRRMPDGLTGLVPSRFAPFATTPLVSPLGKLRVGMEYFIPARRHAPDESIESFVTRRLGREMYERLVEPLLSGISAGDGAKLSMEAMFPQLRAYEREHGGLVRGMLAAKKKQRGSAGAGAAGAPSAFGFLSLPGGLGELVAGIEREVRRREPTGTRVVIRTGARVERVERAAAGGDAPEYVITLANGERLTVDAVILATPAYLSAALVRPVDEELSAALRGIEYASTVTISVAYPARDVPRALDATGYVVPRILQRPVLACTWVSSKFEGRSPAGHALFRLFLGGAGRGSFVESSEDELSGIVRREMREVMGITAEPELVQVNRFDRAMPQYHVGHLERVARIQAQAARSPGLAVAGAAFGGVGIPDCVRSGERTAAAVVEVLAARFPSEFRSTT